A genomic window from Betta splendens chromosome 24, fBetSpl5.4, whole genome shotgun sequence includes:
- the LOC114850003 gene encoding kelch repeat and BTB domain-containing protein 11-like has product MEPGQRKEPELRAGEQQISAENCYDLLTKAKSEGADDAKQRVYRFMSDHYLHVLRSPAYGRLTAGERDLILNRRMEGTKVLAVAETCEVNERESPEDARQRRVLCLRPDARRWEVLTCLPEEIPARGSGMCAMYNYLFVAGGIRAHGDGRSEASDRVFCYNPRTGTWSQVRPLAQPRCQLRLVPMDGHLYAIGGECLFTVERYDPRADRWSPVAPLPKGSFAVAHEATSCGGELFVSGGSLFYRLLRYDSRRDEWEECPFNESRRRSSDMVAHRSLIYRFDVERERERAGVTVYKYNTVAKAWHGGERFPLENPRPFRCAVLEERIYCVNRSHTLQFEVREQREGFLPQALPPPAEARGALVPVVLCLSRDQP; this is encoded by the coding sequence ATGGAGCCCGGCCAGCGGAAGGAGCCCGAGCTCCGCGCCGGGGAGCAGCAGATCAGCGCAGAAAACTGCTACGACCTCCTGACAAAAGCCAAGAGCGAAGGCGCGGACGACGCCAAGCAGCGCGTCTACCGCTTCATGAGCGACCACTACCTGCACGTGCTGCGAAGCCCCGCGTACGGGCGCCTCACGGCGGGGGAGCGGGATCTGATCCTGAACCGGAGGATGGAGGGGACCAAGGTGCTGGCCGTGGCCGAGACCTGCGAGGTGAACGAGCGCGAGAGCCCGGAGGACGCCCGCCAGCGGCGCGTGCTCTGCCTCCGCCCGGACGCACGGCGCTGGGAGGTGCTCACCTGCCTCCCGGAGGAGATCCCGGCCAGAGGCTCCGGGATGTGCGCCATGTACAACTACCTGTTCGTGGCGGGCGGCATCAGGGCGCACGGGGACGGCCGCTCCGAGGCGTCGGACCGGGTCTTCTGCTACAACCCGCGGACCGGCACCTGGAGCCAGGTCCGGCCGCTGGCTCAGCCCCGCTGCCAGCTGCGGCTGGTGCCCATGGACGGGCACCTGTACGCCATCGGGGGGGAGTGTCTGTTCACGGTGGAGCGCTACGACCCGCGCGCGGACAGGTGGAGCCCGGTGGCCCCGCTGCCCAAAGGCTCGTTCGCCGTTGCGCACGAGGCGACGTCGTGCGGCGGGGAGCTGTTCGTGTCCGGCGGCTCGCTCTTCTACCGCCTGCTGCGCTACGACTCCCGCCGGGACGAGTGGGAGGAGTGTCCGTTCAACGAGAGCCGGCGGCGCTCCTCCGACATGGTGGCGCACCGCAGCCTCATCTACCGCTTCGACGTggagcgcgagcgcgagcgcgcCGGGGTCACGGTCTACAAATACAACACGGTGGCGAAGGCGTGGCACGGCGGCGAGCGCTTCCCGCTGGAGAACCCGCGTCCGTTCCGCTGCGCGGTGCTGGAGGAGCGCATCTACTGCGTCAACCGGAGCCACACGCTGCAGTTCGAGGTGCGCGAGCAGCGGGAGGGCTTCCTGCCGCAGGCGCTGCCGCCCCCCGCCGAGGCCCGCGGGGCCCTGGTGCCCGTGGTGCTCTGCCTGAGCCGGGACCAGCCCTGA